ACGTTTACCTTTGCTAAACGGTATAACTTGAATAATTAATTTTTATAAAATAGAAACACTTAGAAGTATACAAATGGATCTCTAATGATTCTATTCGCGTTTAGTATGGAAAAGGAGACTAGCAATACAAATAGCATTCACTGGACTAGAGAGGTGGGGAGGCGTGCTCCGAACCTTATTACTGTCTTGCGACTGCTTGCTGTGCCGGTTTTTGTAATACTTTTAGTCGATCCGACGCCCCAGAGCAGTATATGGGCGACTGTGATTTTTATATTTGCTTCTATTACTGATTGGCTCGATGGTTATTTAGCTCGATTATTTCACGCCGAGTCCATATTGGGCACGTTGTTGGATCCGTTGGCTGACAAGATATTGGTTATGGCGGCTTTGATAATGCTTAGTTCAATTAAGACCGAACCCTTTGTGCCTGCTTGGATGGTGGTGCTTTTGTTGTCTCGGGAAATGGTGGTTACTGGTTTGCGCTCCAT
This sequence is a window from Deltaproteobacteria bacterium. Protein-coding genes within it:
- the pgsA gene encoding CDP-diacylglycerol--glycerol-3-phosphate 3-phosphatidyltransferase; this translates as MEKETSNTNSIHWTREVGRRAPNLITVLRLLAVPVFVILLVDPTPQSSIWATVIFIFASITDWLDGYLARLFHAESILGTLLDPLADKILVMAALIMLSSIKTEPFVPAWMVVLLLSREMVVTGLRSIASIKGTVVAASRWAKHKTAWTMVAIVFLLIREPYEVFGILVDFHFSGMVFLWIA